CTGGCATTTTTCTACGAAGGATCTTAAAGGCTATCTGAGCTTTGGATTATATCAAATGGGTACGAATATAACGCAAACCTTCATATCTAACTTGGATTACATGATCTTAGGTCGAATGTTCGGAGCAGAGAAGCTAGGCTATTATACCTTTGCTTTTCAAATCTGCTCGATGCCCGTCCAGAAGCTGAATCCTCTTTTCTCGCAAATTTCTTTGCCGATTTTGGCCAGAATACAGGATCAGATCGAGCAGCTACGTAGAGGTTTCCTGAAGATAACTAGTATTGTGAGCTATGTGAATGCACCGATTTACTTGGGATTAATTGTTACCGCGCCATTTCTCGTGCCGCTTGCCTTCGGAGAGCAATGGACACCAAGTATTCCGCTCATTCAGGTGTTAGCAGGAATGATCCTCATTAGATCTATCATCATGAATACCTCTAGCCTCTTGTTAGCCAAAGGCAGGGCTGATATTGCTTTTAAGTACACGCTTATTAGCTTGGTCGTCATTTTGCCAGCGCTGACACTGGGGGCTTATGTAGGAGGGGGGACAGGTGTTGCTGTTGCTTACTTGCTTGCTCAAGTCGTGTTGTTCGGAATTCACTATCGGATTTCGGTCAATGGCATCTTAGGTGCATGCTTACCCGTCTATCTTCGCAGCTTGTCGCCTGGTATTTCTTATAGCTTATTGATGGCTCTTGGGGTGCTAGGGATTGGCCAAATTGTACAATCTTCCTATACCCATATCGTCATTGTCTGCTTGCAAATAGCTTTCGGTGCCCTTCTATATGCCGTCTTATTATATCTGTTTAACCGGGGGAAGGTTAAAGAGCTGGCTGCACAATTTATGCTGAAATATACGAAGAAGCAAGCATAGCATAGT
This portion of the Cohnella abietis genome encodes:
- a CDS encoding MOP flippase family protein, translating into MSLRVKGITAMKWSSLSTVVSIVIQIAQIVIISRLLKPGDYGLMGMIMVFVVMAVAMNDLGISNAIIHRQNVTRKELSSLYILNLAAGATACLTVWLLAPVAAYFYHEPKLIGPMHVMAFLCFVPSIGQQFQVLFQKELKFDYLAKVDIAAYLFGFTVVLIGAINGYGVYALVWSHLANALLKSIALAIVGWRRWKPSWHFSTKDLKGYLSFGLYQMGTNITQTFISNLDYMILGRMFGAEKLGYYTFAFQICSMPVQKLNPLFSQISLPILARIQDQIEQLRRGFLKITSIVSYVNAPIYLGLIVTAPFLVPLAFGEQWTPSIPLIQVLAGMILIRSIIMNTSSLLLAKGRADIAFKYTLISLVVILPALTLGAYVGGGTGVAVAYLLAQVVLFGIHYRISVNGILGACLPVYLRSLSPGISYSLLMALGVLGIGQIVQSSYTHIVIVCLQIAFGALLYAVLLYLFNRGKVKELAAQFMLKYTKKQA